In Apium graveolens cultivar Ventura chromosome 10, ASM990537v1, whole genome shotgun sequence, the following are encoded in one genomic region:
- the LOC141691932 gene encoding uncharacterized protein LOC141691932 has protein sequence MEEAFAKIQIEEEEHGGLSYENEAEELSEINTKWCLVGRFLTKSPIDFQAMQHKMASLWRPGRGMYVKPLEENKFLFQFYHEIDIMRVIEGSLWTFGRFHLVPKRLKEGEDPRMMEIKNIDMWVQLSGMSSGFISQRVATDIGKYIDGDPNNFVGVWRDYLRIRVSISLDFPIKRRMKLKKSERDWCWVNFQYEAIPTFCFICGIIGHGERFCSKIFDAPMKIVEKSYGA, from the coding sequence ATGGAGGAGGCCTTTGCAAAAATCCAAATCGAAGAAGAGGAGCATGGTGGATTAAGTTATGAAAACGAGGCGGAAGAACTGAGTGAGATAAATACAAAATGGTGTCTTGTAGGTCGTTTTCTCACAAAATCTCCCATTGATTTCCAGGCCATGCAACACAAGATGGCCTCATTGTGGAGACCAGGCAGGGGAATGTATGTTAAACCTCTAGAGGAGAATAAGTTCTTATTTCAATTTTATCATGAAATTGATATTATGCGAGTTATCGAAGGAAGCCTGTGGACTTTTGGACGCTTTCATTTAGTTCCCAAACGGCTTAAGGAAGGAGAAGATCCTAGAATGATGGAGATTAAGAATATTGATATGTGGGTACAGCTGTCTGGGATGAGCTCTGGTTTTATATCACAACGTGTAGCAACGGATATTGGCAAATACATTGATGGGGACCCAAACAATTTTGTTGGAGTTTGGAGGGATTACTTGAGAATAAGGGTTTCGATATCATTAGATTTTCCCATTAAACGTAGAATGAAGCTTAAGAAATCCGAAAGAGATTGGTGTTGGGTGAATTTTCAGTATGAAGCAATTCCTACCTTTTGCTTCATATGTGGCATAATCGGGCACGGAGAACgtttttgtagcaaaatattcgATGCACCAATGAAAATTGTTGAGAAGTCATATGGAGCCTAG